In Planctomycetaceae bacterium, a single window of DNA contains:
- a CDS encoding DJ-1/PfpI family protein, which produces MSANKVLIVIGDATETLDTMYPYYRLIEAGFQPIVAAPEKRRYQMVLHEVKPGWTITKEWEGYTLEADIAFADIVEEDYAGILFSGGRAPEYIRYDENLVRVTRHFFETNKPIASVCHGVEIPAYANCVRGRRMATVAKCQFDLEVCGGIFVNEPCVIDGNLVSGRTFHDNGHYIGPWIKLLEAARDV; this is translated from the coding sequence ATGTCTGCTAACAAGGTCCTGATCGTAATCGGCGACGCAACAGAAACGCTCGACACGATGTACCCCTACTACCGGCTTATTGAGGCTGGGTTCCAGCCAATTGTTGCGGCCCCGGAGAAGCGTCGCTACCAGATGGTCCTGCACGAGGTGAAACCCGGGTGGACGATTACAAAAGAGTGGGAGGGTTACACTCTGGAAGCAGACATTGCGTTCGCTGATATTGTCGAGGAAGACTATGCAGGAATTCTGTTCAGTGGTGGACGCGCGCCAGAGTACATTCGATACGACGAGAACCTTGTGCGAGTCACCCGTCATTTCTTCGAGACAAACAAGCCAATCGCCAGTGTTTGCCACGGTGTAGAGATTCCAGCGTATGCAAACTGTGTTCGCGGCAGGCGGATGGCAACGGTGGCGAAGTGTCAGTTCGACCTTGAAGTTTGTGGCGGAATCTTCGTGAACGAACCGTGCGTGATTGACGGTAACCTGGTGAGCGGCCGAACATTTCACGACAACGGCCACTACATAGGTCCTTGGATCAAACTACTGGAGGCGGCTCGTGACGTCTGA
- the nusB gene encoding transcription antitermination factor NusB produces the protein MSGRSSARRHVLQMLFLVDQNKEADPRRIQRYLEDELKNVDLVEFAWALFRGVRENQAELDELIRKTASNWRLERMAVTDRNVIRLGAYEMRHYGTAPAIVLNEAIEIAREFGTENSASFVNGVLDKLVPDAARSDAKTAQ, from the coding sequence ATGTCCGGTCGATCCAGTGCACGCAGGCATGTCTTACAAATGCTCTTTCTTGTTGATCAGAACAAGGAAGCAGATCCTCGCCGGATTCAAAGGTATTTGGAAGATGAGTTGAAGAACGTCGATCTGGTTGAATTTGCATGGGCATTGTTTCGCGGAGTTCGCGAAAATCAGGCTGAGTTGGACGAGCTCATTCGAAAGACTGCCTCAAATTGGCGGCTCGAACGCATGGCCGTGACAGACCGCAATGTTATCCGGTTAGGCGCCTATGAAATGCGGCACTACGGGACCGCTCCCGCAATTGTGCTGAACGAAGCCATCGAAATCGCTCGCGAATTTGGCACCGAAAATTCCGCCAGTTTCGTCAATGGGGTTCTCGACAAGCTTGTCCCGGATGCCGCTCGTTCTGATGCGAAAACGGCTCAGTGA
- the ribH gene encoding 6,7-dimethyl-8-ribityllumazine synthase: protein MPNVIHNELNARDIRFAIVVSRFNDLITNRLVEGACSIITRLGGSDSNIDVAWVPGSFEIPLAASTMAGSGKYDAVICLGAVIQGSTSHHEYINSQVAAGIMAVTRETGIPVTFGVITCESMEQALDRAGGKVGNKGIEAATAAIEMVNLLKTINQPDPRG from the coding sequence ATGCCAAACGTCATCCACAATGAACTTAACGCACGTGATATCCGCTTCGCCATTGTTGTCTCGCGCTTTAATGATCTGATTACGAACCGGCTTGTGGAAGGGGCGTGTAGTATCATTACTCGCCTTGGCGGTTCCGACAGCAATATCGACGTGGCATGGGTCCCCGGTTCATTTGAGATTCCACTTGCGGCATCCACAATGGCGGGATCCGGGAAATATGATGCAGTCATCTGTCTGGGGGCCGTGATCCAGGGTTCGACATCTCATCACGAATACATCAACAGCCAGGTGGCAGCCGGGATTATGGCAGTGACTCGCGAAACGGGTATTCCCGTGACATTCGGTGTGATTACCTGTGAATCAATGGAGCAAGCTCTCGATAGAGCCGGCGGGAAAGTTGGTAACAAAGGAATCGAAGCTGCCACGGCAGCGATCGAAATGGTCAACCTGCTGAAAACAATCAATCAACCCGATCCACGAGGCTAG
- the rho gene encoding transcription termination factor Rho, whose amino-acid sequence MPEKSVSETFSPSKAADVNIADLQRMSMKELLQIAESEQLSEYHGMKKQDLIFKILKERTRMSGLMFGEGTLEILPDGFGFLRSPDYHYLPCPDDIYVSPSQIRRFGLRTGATVAGQIRPPKENERYFALLRVEAVNGHDPNLLPGKVFFDDLTPLHPEKRLRLADNAEFISTRVVDLVAPIGLGQRGLIVSPPRAGKTVLLQQMAKSVLHNHPDAYVIVLLIDERPEEVTDMERRLKGDNCEVVSSTFDEPPSRHIQVSEMVIEKAKRMVEYGHDVIIFLDSITRLARAWNTETPNSGKILSGGVDANALQHPKRFFGSARCVEEGGSLTIIATALVDTGSRMDEVIFEEFKGTGNTELHLDRRLVERRIWPAIDVNRSGTRREELLMNEDELKLVWVLRRVLSDMNSIEAMELLVNRLSRTKSNEEFLLSMNLT is encoded by the coding sequence ATGCCCGAAAAATCGGTTTCCGAGACTTTCTCTCCGTCGAAGGCCGCAGACGTCAACATTGCTGATCTCCAGCGAATGTCGATGAAAGAACTGCTGCAGATTGCAGAGAGTGAGCAGCTGAGCGAATACCATGGCATGAAGAAACAGGATCTGATTTTCAAGATTCTGAAAGAACGCACACGGATGAGCGGCCTCATGTTTGGTGAAGGCACGCTGGAAATCCTTCCGGATGGCTTTGGCTTTCTTCGCAGTCCCGATTATCACTACCTGCCATGTCCTGATGATATTTATGTCAGTCCAAGCCAGATTCGCCGGTTTGGACTTCGGACGGGTGCCACCGTCGCCGGGCAGATTCGACCTCCTAAAGAGAACGAAAGATACTTTGCCCTCCTGCGCGTGGAAGCAGTCAACGGCCACGACCCAAACCTGCTGCCGGGCAAAGTTTTCTTTGATGACCTGACGCCACTGCATCCGGAAAAGCGACTGCGACTGGCCGACAACGCCGAATTCATCAGCACCCGGGTTGTGGATCTGGTGGCGCCGATCGGTCTGGGACAGCGGGGGCTGATTGTTTCACCGCCTCGTGCCGGCAAAACAGTCCTGCTGCAGCAGATGGCAAAATCTGTGCTGCACAATCATCCGGACGCATACGTCATCGTGTTGCTGATCGATGAACGCCCCGAAGAAGTCACCGACATGGAGCGACGACTGAAAGGTGACAATTGCGAAGTCGTGAGCAGCACTTTCGATGAACCACCGTCTCGACATATCCAGGTTTCCGAGATGGTAATCGAAAAGGCAAAGCGGATGGTGGAATACGGCCACGACGTCATTATCTTTCTGGATTCGATTACTCGACTGGCCCGGGCATGGAATACGGAGACACCCAATTCCGGCAAGATCCTGTCGGGTGGAGTCGACGCCAATGCTCTCCAGCATCCAAAGCGTTTTTTTGGGTCTGCTCGCTGTGTTGAAGAGGGCGGAAGCCTGACCATTATCGCCACCGCGCTGGTGGATACCGGCAGTCGCATGGACGAGGTGATCTTCGAAGAATTCAAAGGAACAGGAAACACCGAACTTCACCTGGATCGGCGGCTTGTCGAACGACGTATCTGGCCGGCGATCGACGTGAATCGATCGGGAACCCGCCGGGAAGAATTGCTGATGAATGAAGACGAGCTCAAACTCGTCTGGGTGCTGCGTCGCGTTCTCAGTGATATGAATTCCATTGAAGCAATGGAGTTACTGGTGAATCGACTTTCGAGAACGAAGTCCAACGAAGAGTTTCTCCTGTCAATGAATCTGACCTGA
- the coaE gene encoding dephospho-CoA kinase (Dephospho-CoA kinase (CoaE) performs the final step in coenzyme A biosynthesis.) → MDSNSTRPESFPRVREFPDLPTLPPFQNTHLLSPGLQRSIDVPVPVIGILGGIGSGKSSVAREVTRFRLLFIDADRIGHTLLNREDIAEKIRRTFGNSVFSEDGTVNRAALAEQVFGQTAKHHSSLTSLNQIIHPAIHLETRKQILTAPQDVDAIIWDAALLLEAGWAHDCDALIFVDTPLAIRQKRVAENRGWSSEELARREANQLPVDQKRSAAKYIIDNSGSLADAARQMTDVLDSILKSFRK, encoded by the coding sequence ATGGATTCAAACTCAACCCGTCCTGAATCATTCCCTCGCGTCCGCGAGTTTCCTGATCTGCCAACTCTTCCCCCTTTTCAAAATACACATCTTTTGTCCCCCGGTCTTCAACGTTCGATTGATGTTCCAGTCCCGGTCATAGGCATCCTGGGTGGTATCGGATCCGGCAAATCTTCCGTTGCTCGGGAGGTGACCCGTTTTCGGCTGCTTTTCATTGATGCGGACCGGATTGGTCACACGTTGCTCAACAGAGAAGACATTGCAGAGAAGATTCGCCGGACATTTGGTAATTCCGTATTTTCCGAAGATGGAACCGTAAACCGAGCTGCTCTTGCCGAACAGGTTTTCGGGCAGACTGCCAAACACCATTCCTCGCTGACATCCCTGAATCAAATTATTCACCCGGCAATCCATCTGGAGACCCGCAAGCAAATATTAACGGCCCCACAGGATGTGGACGCTATCATCTGGGATGCGGCCCTGCTGCTGGAAGCCGGCTGGGCGCATGATTGTGATGCTCTGATTTTTGTTGATACGCCACTGGCAATTCGTCAGAAACGTGTGGCGGAAAACCGAGGCTGGTCGTCTGAGGAACTTGCCCGTCGGGAAGCGAATCAGTTGCCTGTCGATCAGAAACGTTCAGCTGCGAAGTACATCATCGATAATTCAGGAAGTCTGGCGGATGCGGCCCGGCAAATGACAGATGTCCTGGATTCCATTCTGAAGTCTTTCAGGAAATAA
- a CDS encoding phospho-sugar mutase — translation MPADSQARIQAAAAEGKLTADSPRNLTEWLARDCVSPYRPRILELIDAEQWDVLDAMFWTSIPFGTGGRRGPMGEMGPATINDRTIAESAHGMAVYLRSTGVTSGGSAVIAHDTRNNSSHFARITACTFAAHGLKVYLFESHRSTPALSFAVRHLECNIGVMISASHNPPADNGFKAYWNNGGQVIPPHDKGIIAEVERADVIPTVDFDTAAADGRIVTIGKEIDDAYTNCVVRLSETTNRNISAVFTPLHGVGETSVYAVIRKAGFTSVDIFEPHREANGDFPNVPKHLPNPENLEVFNPVIDWIRETSHPADLILASDPDADRLGVMVRNPSGGFTSLSGNQVGALITDFLFRKRKEDGRFSPLDYVVETLVTTPLTKAVAEHHGGRAFHELLVGFKYIAQTMEEQGTEHFVFGTEESIGFLAGDYCRDKDAAVCALYILELAAELSAQGLTLLDQLDSLHETCGYHCEGQKSIYCEGPSGKAKIDNLMATLRENPPAQFGPVRFVEVTDYKTGTRTAIPSGESLGSIKQPRGDLLIYKSDPQSPVRIQIAGRPSGTEPKIKFYFFCQSELNPGTDLNQAKGVGDSMMKDVQQALAAWAQQQLNS, via the coding sequence ATGCCTGCTGATTCTCAAGCCCGCATTCAGGCCGCCGCCGCCGAAGGAAAACTTACGGCAGATTCGCCTCGCAATCTGACAGAATGGCTCGCCAGAGATTGCGTGTCACCCTACCGCCCAAGGATCCTTGAACTGATCGACGCCGAGCAATGGGACGTGCTTGACGCCATGTTCTGGACATCAATCCCTTTCGGAACTGGCGGACGACGCGGCCCAATGGGTGAAATGGGACCAGCCACAATTAACGATCGCACGATTGCGGAATCTGCACACGGAATGGCGGTCTATCTTCGTTCGACAGGTGTCACCAGTGGCGGTTCCGCCGTCATCGCCCATGACACACGTAATAACTCCTCGCATTTCGCCAGAATCACCGCCTGCACTTTTGCTGCACACGGTCTGAAGGTCTATCTCTTTGAAAGTCATCGATCCACTCCCGCGTTGTCATTCGCAGTGCGACATCTGGAATGCAACATCGGTGTCATGATCTCTGCGTCACACAACCCGCCAGCTGATAATGGATTCAAGGCTTACTGGAATAACGGCGGACAAGTGATTCCGCCACACGACAAGGGGATTATTGCGGAAGTCGAACGAGCCGATGTCATTCCCACGGTCGACTTCGATACGGCTGCAGCAGACGGCCGAATTGTCACCATTGGAAAGGAAATTGACGACGCTTACACGAACTGTGTCGTCCGACTTTCAGAAACAACCAACCGAAATATCTCTGCTGTCTTTACTCCACTGCATGGTGTTGGTGAAACCTCGGTTTACGCGGTCATCAGAAAAGCCGGTTTCACTAGTGTCGACATATTTGAACCGCATCGCGAAGCCAACGGCGATTTCCCAAACGTCCCAAAGCATCTGCCAAACCCGGAGAACCTCGAGGTCTTTAACCCGGTCATTGACTGGATTCGTGAGACCAGTCACCCGGCCGATTTGATCCTCGCTTCGGACCCCGACGCCGACCGTCTGGGTGTCATGGTCCGAAATCCATCCGGTGGCTTCACTTCATTGAGTGGTAATCAGGTTGGCGCTCTGATCACCGACTTTCTTTTTCGAAAGAGAAAAGAAGACGGCCGATTCTCGCCGCTCGATTACGTCGTTGAGACGCTCGTCACAACACCTCTAACAAAAGCTGTCGCCGAACATCACGGCGGCCGGGCATTTCATGAACTGCTGGTAGGATTCAAATACATCGCTCAGACAATGGAGGAACAGGGGACTGAACACTTTGTCTTTGGCACAGAAGAATCCATCGGCTTTCTCGCGGGCGATTACTGCCGTGACAAGGATGCTGCCGTTTGCGCACTCTACATCCTTGAACTGGCGGCCGAACTCAGCGCTCAGGGTCTGACGCTGCTGGATCAGCTGGACTCGTTGCACGAAACATGTGGCTATCACTGTGAAGGCCAGAAGTCGATCTACTGCGAAGGCCCCAGCGGCAAGGCAAAAATTGACAACCTGATGGCGACTCTACGTGAAAATCCTCCGGCGCAATTCGGGCCTGTGCGGTTTGTGGAAGTCACTGACTACAAAACCGGAACTCGGACGGCAATCCCATCGGGCGAATCGCTGGGAAGCATCAAACAGCCACGAGGCGATTTGCTGATTTATAAGTCTGATCCGCAAAGCCCGGTTCGCATCCAGATTGCCGGGCGACCGTCCGGTACGGAACCCAAGATCAAGTTTTATTTCTTCTGCCAGTCTGAACTGAACCCTGGCACCGATCTGAATCAGGCAAAAGGTGTCGGAGACAGCATGATGAAAGATGTTCAGCAGGCTTTGGCTGCCTGGGCTCAGCAACAACTGAATTCGTAA
- a CDS encoding Tex family protein produces MASDENSSASLLFNVTRFCQQLAKELNLQTAQIENTVALLDEGNTIPFIARYRKEVTKGLDETQLRAIEDALAKARDLADRKDTILKTIGEQGQLTESLRNQIVECSDRKTLEDLYLPFKPRKRTRATIARERGLQPLADILLSQGKLSKPGTELLHAFVDPSKEVADETAALQGACDIVAETWSEDVNARRQLLEQAERSELACSVKRGKAEDGSKFEMYFDSRERISRMPSHRFLAMQRGVDEGVLKVGLVMDDDQATRKLRQQFLHNPSFEFRAILEQTVDDCYKRLLHPATESAVMQKLKEKADADAIEVFARNLRELLLAAPAGPQVTIGLDPGFRTGCKVAVVDATGKYLTSTAIYPTPPRSDLEGAGKTLLKLIRDYGVTLIAIGNGTASRETDAFVTNLIREHDLQITRVMVNESGASIYSASQAAIEEYPDLDVTIRGAISIAHRLQDPLAELVKIDPQSIGVGQYQHDVNQTELKKALDRQVESCVNSVGVDVNTASPSLLSYVAGIGTTLARRIVEYRDTNGRFDSRQQLLKVPRLGQKAFTQAAGFLRIRDGKQPLDNSAVHPEQYPLVQKMAATLQVDVQSLVGNESLAQRLKASDFVTSESGEFTVRDVLDELARPGRDPRSEFRTVKFSESAHEISDLTPGMKLEGVVTNVTRFGAFVDIGVHQDGLIHISQLADRFINDPSEEVAVGDIVKVTVLEVDVARKRISLSRKSPQ; encoded by the coding sequence ATGGCATCTGACGAAAACTCGTCCGCTTCATTGCTTTTCAATGTCACGCGATTCTGTCAGCAGCTGGCAAAAGAACTGAATCTGCAGACGGCCCAGATTGAAAACACGGTCGCGTTGCTGGACGAAGGAAACACCATTCCATTCATCGCTCGCTATCGCAAGGAGGTCACCAAAGGTCTTGACGAAACACAATTGCGAGCCATTGAGGATGCTCTGGCAAAGGCTCGCGACCTGGCAGACCGCAAGGACACAATTTTGAAGACGATCGGCGAGCAGGGACAACTCACAGAATCCCTGCGAAATCAGATCGTGGAATGCAGCGACCGGAAGACACTTGAAGATCTTTACCTTCCCTTTAAGCCCAGAAAACGTACGCGAGCCACCATTGCCCGAGAACGAGGTCTCCAGCCGCTGGCAGACATCCTGCTTTCACAGGGCAAACTCTCGAAGCCCGGAACGGAATTGCTTCACGCATTTGTGGATCCGTCGAAGGAAGTGGCCGACGAAACGGCCGCTCTTCAGGGAGCATGCGACATTGTTGCCGAAACCTGGTCCGAGGATGTCAACGCGCGCAGGCAGTTGTTAGAACAGGCTGAACGTTCCGAACTGGCCTGCAGCGTGAAACGCGGAAAGGCAGAGGACGGCAGCAAATTCGAAATGTACTTTGACAGTCGCGAACGGATATCACGCATGCCTTCGCATCGATTTCTGGCAATGCAGCGTGGGGTCGATGAAGGCGTCCTGAAAGTCGGCCTCGTGATGGATGATGATCAGGCGACCCGCAAATTGCGGCAACAGTTTCTTCACAACCCATCATTCGAGTTTCGTGCGATTCTCGAGCAAACAGTCGATGACTGCTACAAACGTCTGCTGCATCCCGCGACAGAGTCTGCCGTCATGCAGAAACTAAAAGAAAAGGCGGATGCGGATGCAATCGAAGTCTTTGCTCGTAATCTGCGGGAATTGCTGCTGGCAGCTCCAGCAGGACCACAGGTCACTATCGGTCTTGACCCCGGATTTCGAACCGGATGCAAAGTGGCTGTTGTTGATGCAACAGGGAAATACCTGACTTCCACGGCGATCTATCCGACTCCCCCCAGAAGTGACCTGGAAGGCGCCGGAAAGACGCTTCTGAAACTGATCAGAGACTACGGAGTCACGCTGATCGCAATTGGGAACGGAACAGCGTCGCGGGAAACAGACGCCTTCGTCACAAATCTGATTCGAGAGCATGATCTGCAGATCACCCGAGTCATGGTCAATGAGTCCGGTGCTTCCATTTACTCTGCCAGCCAGGCAGCCATCGAAGAATATCCTGACCTCGATGTCACGATTCGTGGCGCGATCAGTATCGCGCATCGACTGCAGGATCCGCTCGCGGAACTGGTGAAAATCGACCCGCAGTCGATAGGTGTCGGACAATATCAACACGACGTCAATCAGACGGAATTAAAGAAGGCCCTGGATCGTCAGGTTGAATCGTGCGTCAACAGTGTTGGCGTTGACGTCAACACTGCCAGTCCTTCGCTGCTGTCTTATGTTGCCGGTATCGGAACCACTCTGGCACGACGCATTGTGGAGTACCGCGACACCAATGGAAGATTTGACTCCCGTCAGCAGTTGCTGAAGGTGCCAAGACTGGGACAGAAAGCATTTACTCAGGCGGCAGGTTTTCTGAGAATCCGTGATGGAAAACAGCCACTTGATAATTCGGCCGTGCACCCCGAACAATATCCGCTGGTTCAGAAAATGGCAGCCACTCTACAGGTAGATGTCCAGTCACTTGTTGGCAATGAAAGTCTGGCCCAGCGACTGAAAGCTTCAGACTTTGTTACCAGCGAATCAGGTGAATTCACAGTACGCGATGTCCTTGATGAACTGGCGCGTCCCGGGCGCGACCCGCGCAGCGAATTCAGGACTGTGAAATTCTCGGAGTCCGCACACGAAATCAGCGACCTGACCCCGGGGATGAAGCTGGAAGGTGTGGTTACAAACGTCACACGCTTTGGGGCTTTTGTGGATATCGGAGTTCATCAGGATGGACTCATCCATATCTCTCAGCTGGCCGACCGCTTTATTAATGATCCTTCAGAAGAAGTCGCCGTGGGAGACATTGTGAAAGTGACCGTTCTGGAAGTCGATGTCGCCAGAAAACGGATTTCACTGTCGCGCAAGAGCCCGCAATGA
- a CDS encoding pitrilysin family protein gives MKFQEHTLSNGLRIIGETNQTVHSVAAGFFVRTGSRDETAAVSGVSHFLEHMAFKGNEKFTADDVNRVFDEIGAKYNASTSEEITMYYAAVLPEYLESAMDLLSALMMPSLRQDDFDMEKNVILEEIGMYEDQPSFTCYDTIMSTHFAGHPLGQSILGTNESITALTAEQMREYHRNHYHAGNITLAIAGRCDFEHAVQLAERYCSSIPAGHANRILLPVEAKPSTQMVYREGSVQQHIMQMGEGPRSDDPLRFAAELLAVVVGDDSGSRLFWDLVDPGHAEAADIGYSEYDGAGTWMTYLSCQPEQVEQNLAAMKRIFDEVSRDGITAEELEQARNKVASRIVLRGERPMGRLSSLGNNWVYRNHYRSVEEDLQTIRSITVKEIREVLTKFPLKMITTAGVGPLKELTAF, from the coding sequence ATGAAATTCCAGGAACACACGCTGTCCAACGGACTGCGGATCATTGGTGAGACCAACCAGACTGTTCACAGCGTCGCCGCTGGTTTTTTTGTTCGAACAGGATCCCGCGATGAAACTGCTGCGGTATCGGGTGTCAGCCATTTCCTTGAGCACATGGCATTCAAGGGCAATGAAAAATTCACGGCGGACGACGTGAACAGAGTCTTCGACGAGATCGGAGCCAAGTACAACGCGTCAACAAGCGAAGAGATCACCATGTATTACGCAGCCGTTTTGCCTGAATACCTGGAATCGGCAATGGATCTGCTTTCTGCGTTGATGATGCCCTCGCTGCGGCAGGATGACTTCGACATGGAAAAGAACGTCATTCTTGAAGAAATCGGAATGTACGAAGACCAGCCTTCATTTACCTGCTACGACACCATCATGTCGACGCATTTCGCTGGTCATCCCCTTGGACAAAGTATTCTGGGGACCAACGAAAGTATTACGGCATTAACTGCCGAGCAGATGCGGGAGTATCATCGCAATCACTATCACGCAGGAAATATTACCCTTGCCATTGCCGGACGATGTGATTTCGAACATGCAGTTCAACTGGCAGAACGCTACTGCAGCAGCATTCCTGCGGGGCATGCAAATCGCATCCTGCTTCCCGTCGAAGCAAAACCATCGACGCAAATGGTCTATCGTGAAGGAAGCGTGCAGCAACACATCATGCAAATGGGAGAAGGCCCACGATCGGATGACCCGCTGCGATTTGCCGCCGAACTACTGGCGGTCGTCGTTGGGGACGACAGCGGAAGTCGATTGTTCTGGGATCTTGTCGATCCCGGACACGCTGAAGCTGCGGATATTGGCTACAGCGAATATGACGGCGCAGGTACATGGATGACGTATCTCAGCTGCCAGCCGGAACAGGTAGAGCAGAATCTGGCAGCGATGAAACGCATCTTCGATGAAGTCAGCCGCGATGGAATTACCGCGGAAGAACTTGAGCAGGCGAGAAACAAAGTTGCTTCACGGATTGTACTGCGAGGCGAACGGCCGATGGGGCGACTCTCGTCACTGGGCAACAACTGGGTCTACAGAAATCATTACCGATCTGTTGAAGAAGACCTTCAGACAATCCGGTCCATCACTGTCAAAGAGATCCGTGAAGTGTTGACAAAGTTTCCTCTGAAGATGATTACCACAGCAGGTGTTGGACCACTGAAGGAGCTAACAGCCTTTTGA